In Sardina pilchardus chromosome 8, fSarPil1.1, whole genome shotgun sequence, a genomic segment contains:
- the foxb2 gene encoding forkhead box protein B2, protein MPRPGKSSYSEQKPPYSYISLTAMAIQSSEEKMLPLSDIYKFIMERFPYYRENTQRWQNSLRHNLSFNDCFIKIPRRPDQPGKGSFWALHPACGDMFENGSFLRRRKRFKLPRPTPALPPRPPPDPRLPHYHTYGLHSSQPPSFKHPFAIENIIGRECRGVMPGSMPIASVMSQLGYPLPTQLWPGMGPLSSEYPPFSLPVKSIYQPASGQGMPAVPMPIKPTPTLGTLGIQRCQDSTPGKTSCLHPSLLLP, encoded by the coding sequence ATGCCCCGGCCCGGTAAGAGCTCGTACAGCGAGCAGAAGCCTCCGTACTCGTACATCTCGCTGACCGCCATGGCCATCCAGAGCTCCGAGGAGAAGATGCTGCCGCTCTCGGACATCTACAAATTCATCATGGAACGCTTCCCGTACTACCGCGAGAACACGCAGCGCTGGCAGAACTCATTGCGCCACAACCTCTCGTTTAACGACTGCTTCATCAAAATCCCGCGGCGGCCCGACCAGCCCGGTAAGGGCAGCTTCTGGGCACTGCACCCGGCGTGTGGCGACATGTTTGAGAATGGCAGCTTCCTGCGCCGCCGTAAGCGCTTCAAGCTCCCTCGGCCCACGCCAGCCCTGCCCCCTCGACCCCCTCCGGACCCCCGGCTGCCACACTACCACACCTACGGGCTCCACAGCAGCCAGCCGCCGAGCTTCAAGCACCCGTTTGCCATCGAGAACATCATCGGGCGCGAGTGCCGGGGTGTGATGCCCGGCTCGATGCCCATCGCCTCGGTCATGAGCCAGCTGGGGTACCCGCTGCCCACGCAGCTCTGGCCGGGCATGGGGCCCCTCTCCTCAGAGTACCCCCCGTTCAGCCTGCCGGTCAAGAGCATCTACCAGCCCGCCAGTGGCCAGGGGATGCCAGCTGTGCCCATGCCTATCAAGCCTACACCGACCCTGGGGACACTGGGCATCCAGCGCTGCCAGGACAGCACCCCGGGCAAGACGAGCTGCCTGCACCCCTCACTGCTTCTGCcttag
- the LOC134089747 gene encoding C2 calcium-dependent domain-containing protein 4C, with protein MMMKVMVRKAQECAEQILGRDSPTSSTCKQLLHGNVLTPHNIPEFFLPPRLIRHHPALPSSPTPLETHHPEETPAHAQVCGDREVQVEVKKRWTEKQPSATQRPTQVLRRPAHLAVVPLGEGSLYESPHTRRKESLFHCTVSRLRLEPHTPSVARGGQGPLSDGALRESDAEMDASSSAESTPQATPPARRWTPSPSHLAPPRPFPLELLHCQERLHREHLLLLPTRGRLRLATERPAPSASHDRPPTLRVRVVSVEGLREPDPGASGGGGPRPFSCSLSLCLSPGKLQQQHSATIRHCREPVVFNEDFYFSQPEGQRLSAMQLQLKVKDKSGGLGRGCVLGVISKPLSELMAL; from the coding sequence ATGATGATGAAAGTGATGGTGAGGAAGGCTCAAGAGTGTGCAGAACAGATCCTGGGCAGAGATTCCCCGACATCCAGCACCTGCAAACAGCTCCTCCATGGCAACGTCCTCACACCCCATAATATTCCCGAGTTCTTCCTGCCACCGAGACTCATCCGACACCACCCGGCTCTGCCCAGCTCCCCCACGCCGCTGGAGACACACCACCCTGAGGAGACCCCGGCTCACGCCCAGGTGTGTGGGGACAGAGAGGTGCaggtggaggtgaagaagaggTGGACGGAGAAGCAGCCGTCGGCGACCCAGAGACCCACGCAGGTGTTGAGGAGGCCTGCACATCTGGCTGTGGTGCCGCTGGGCGAAGGCTCGCTGTACGAGAGCCCGCACACGCGCAGGAAAGAGTCTCTGTTCCACTGCACCGTCAGCCGCCTGAGGCTGGAGCCACACACTCCCTCCGTCGCTCGCGGCGGCCAAGGGCCTCTTTCGGACGGCGCTCTCAGGGAGTCCGACGCAGAGATGGACGCGTCCTCCTCCGCCGAGTCCACCCCTCAGGCCACGCCGCCGGCCCGTCGCTGGACGCCGTCCCCCAGCCACCTGGCGCCGCCACGCCCCTTCCCCCTGGAGCTGCTGCACTGCCAGGAGCGGCTGCACCGCGAGCACCTGCTCCTGCTGCCCACCAGGGGGCGCCTGCGGCTAGCCACCGAGCGCCCGGCCCCCAGCGCCTCCCACGACCGGCCCCCGACGCTGCGCGTGCGCGTGGTCTCGGTGGAGGGACTGCGCGAGCCAGACCCCGGcgccagcggcggcggcgggcccCGGCCCTTCAGCTGCAGCCTGAGCCTGTGCCTGAGCCCCGgcaagctgcagcagcagcacagcgccACCATCAGGCACTGCCGCGAGCCCGTGGTCTTCAACGAGGACTTCTACTTCAGCCAGCCCGAGGGCCAGCGGCTCAGCGCCATGCAGCTGCAGCTCAAGGTCAAGGACAAGAGCGGAGGCCTGGGCAGGGGCTGTGTGCTGGGGGTCATCAGCAAACCGCTGTCAGAGCTGATGgccctctaa